The following proteins are co-located in the Pontiella desulfatans genome:
- a CDS encoding lysophospholipid acyltransferase family protein, which produces MHRPKHVVEYLLFRSIAGLVLILPLRAALGLAWLVAAGTHFLGRVNVERTRNRIREVFGEQKTEKEVRRIAWLAWRNLCFSAIEQIRFPKLTLAKIRKQPMGSLEGDLKKIMEGCESGFIMTTAHFGNWEIAAIAGDLIGLPLFTIVRKQKNPLMNDYINKMRCSFNLELIYRESNIWKSVVDRIKQGKVLAILPDVNVRKGATVDYLNNKATVAPGAAHFAQLANCPIYPVMARRIGWTQHDATLLAPILPDPEADKKADQQRIMQEIMAAFSKEVLKAPEQYFWYNKRWVLDPKSGN; this is translated from the coding sequence ATGCACAGGCCCAAACACGTTGTTGAATATCTACTTTTCCGAAGCATTGCCGGACTGGTGCTGATCCTGCCCTTGCGCGCGGCGCTGGGGCTGGCCTGGCTGGTGGCGGCGGGGACGCATTTCCTCGGGCGGGTCAACGTGGAGCGGACGCGCAACCGCATCCGCGAGGTGTTCGGCGAACAGAAGACGGAAAAGGAGGTGCGCCGCATTGCGTGGCTGGCCTGGCGCAACCTGTGTTTTTCCGCAATCGAACAGATCCGCTTCCCCAAGCTCACGCTAGCGAAGATTCGCAAGCAGCCGATGGGGTCGCTGGAGGGCGACCTGAAAAAAATCATGGAGGGCTGCGAATCCGGATTCATCATGACCACGGCGCATTTCGGGAACTGGGAAATTGCGGCCATCGCCGGCGACCTCATCGGTCTTCCCCTCTTCACGATTGTCCGGAAACAAAAAAACCCCCTGATGAACGACTACATCAATAAAATGCGCTGCTCCTTCAACCTGGAGCTGATCTACCGCGAGTCCAACATCTGGAAAAGCGTGGTCGACCGCATCAAGCAGGGCAAGGTGCTCGCCATTCTTCCCGACGTCAATGTGCGCAAGGGTGCAACGGTTGATTATCTCAACAACAAGGCAACCGTTGCGCCGGGAGCCGCCCATTTCGCACAGCTGGCCAACTGCCCCATCTACCCGGTGATGGCGCGGCGCATCGGATGGACCCAACACGACGCCACCCTGCTCGCCCCCATCCTTCCCGATCCGGAAGCGGACAAGAAAGCCGACCAGCAGCGCATCATGCAGGAAATCATGGCGGCCTTTTCAAAAGAGGTGCTCAAGGCGCCCGAGCAATATTTTTGGTATAACAAACGCTGGGTACTTGATCCGAAGTCAGGGAATTAA
- the dnaE gene encoding DNA polymerase III subunit alpha — MSQVPFCHLHFHTCYSLLDSAVKVKPALQAAKDMGMDYLAMTDHGVLYGAVEFYKAAYAAGIKPIIGCEVYLARHGIEEKSSQRNNMHLVLLAETQEGYENLVRLVSLAHLEGQYYKPRIDKEMLKKYSKGLIGLAACLRGEVTEACKDGDLDKAEALAREYTDILGPNNFFLELQDHGLADQKIANLNMLEIAKRTGFPLVATNDVHYIRQEHAEAHDVLICLQRGDLVADTSRHRYEGDQFYMKSGEEMAALFPDHPEAISNTVEIAKRCNVEFFFPEKAEDLHFPFFPLPDGFTSDYDYLVHLGKEGLRKLYDIHDLDHPKNDYEQTINERFYYEVSVIKKTNYINYFLVVADFIQWARAQGIPVGPGRGSGAGSLLAYSLAITTIEPLKYNLIFERFLNPDRVSPPDFDIDFCPTKRQQVIQYVRDKYGEDCVAQIITFGTLGAKTLMRDLGRVLEIPLPYCDRLAKMIPDTPGTNLEKALAESPEFKQATDTEPDARRIMKYARLLEGLPRHTGMHAAGVVIGEKPLIEIIPLTREPKEKLTVVQFEKGPTEEIGLLKMDFLGLKNLTIIYEACALIKRNHGIDVDPEKLDIEDQKTFELLAKGDTVGVFQLESGGMRDTLRQVNPDCIEDIIAILALYRPGPMQFIPTYTKRKHGQETVEYDHELLEPILKETNGIIVYQEQIQQAAQKLAGFSLGQGDILRRAMGKKKPEVMAEQRGKFVEGCKATNDISAELANRIFDNITEFAKYGFNKSHSTAYGFVTYQTAWLKAHYPAEFMAALLSGEMGNSDKLTGFIAESKEMGIDVLPPSVNESIGRFNAVQDGSGIRFGMAAIKGVGEGVVEEIVRERDENGPFTGLMDFCSRITSANKKVIESLIRSGAFDFCGIHRARLFNGIDICIGRAAEALKDKAAGQVSMFDMMGGGAEEESAGSTDEELPDVKPWSESDMLAAEKELIGFFISGHPLARFEWVLNKFALKRVKDIQQLAAGERTRVGGMITETRKLFTKKDQKPMATFRIEGLEGAISAIIFPNPYEEYGSHIVDDATMMFGGIMMEEDSGDLKFQVLEIFPLEQAAGMFCDRVSIHLPEMGVNEQVMATLKEAVQEYRGNTPLNLCIEFVDGPKVFLDTDGDYKVRPCAELERKVEQTLGEGLVYVAAKSDPLRFPPKPRKWERNKG; from the coding sequence ATGAGCCAAGTACCGTTTTGCCATTTGCATTTCCACACCTGCTACAGCCTGTTGGACTCCGCCGTGAAGGTGAAGCCGGCGTTGCAAGCGGCGAAGGACATGGGCATGGACTACCTGGCGATGACCGACCACGGGGTCTTGTACGGGGCGGTGGAATTCTATAAGGCGGCCTATGCGGCGGGCATCAAGCCGATCATCGGTTGCGAGGTATATCTGGCGCGCCACGGGATCGAGGAAAAGAGCTCGCAACGCAACAACATGCATCTGGTGCTGCTGGCGGAAACCCAGGAGGGCTACGAAAACCTCGTGAGGCTGGTGTCGCTGGCCCACCTCGAGGGCCAATACTACAAACCGCGCATCGACAAGGAGATGCTCAAGAAATATTCGAAAGGACTGATCGGCCTAGCGGCCTGCCTGCGCGGCGAGGTGACCGAGGCCTGCAAGGACGGCGACCTGGATAAGGCCGAGGCGCTGGCGCGGGAATACACCGACATTCTGGGGCCGAACAACTTTTTCCTCGAGCTACAGGACCACGGGCTGGCCGACCAGAAGATCGCCAATCTAAACATGCTGGAAATTGCCAAGCGCACCGGCTTCCCGCTGGTGGCGACCAACGACGTGCACTATATCCGGCAGGAGCATGCGGAGGCCCACGATGTTTTGATTTGCCTGCAGCGCGGCGACCTGGTGGCCGACACCTCGCGCCACCGCTACGAAGGCGACCAGTTCTACATGAAGAGCGGCGAGGAGATGGCCGCCCTCTTCCCCGACCACCCGGAGGCGATTTCCAACACGGTCGAGATTGCCAAGCGCTGCAACGTGGAATTTTTCTTTCCGGAAAAGGCGGAAGACCTCCACTTCCCGTTCTTCCCGCTGCCCGATGGGTTTACATCGGACTACGACTATCTCGTGCACCTCGGCAAGGAGGGGCTCAGGAAGCTCTACGACATCCACGACCTGGACCACCCGAAGAACGACTATGAGCAGACGATCAACGAGCGCTTCTACTATGAAGTCAGTGTGATCAAGAAGACCAACTACATCAACTATTTCCTCGTGGTGGCCGACTTCATCCAGTGGGCGCGCGCGCAGGGCATCCCGGTCGGGCCGGGCCGCGGGTCGGGCGCGGGGTCGCTGCTCGCCTATTCGCTGGCGATCACGACGATCGAGCCGCTGAAGTACAACCTCATTTTCGAACGCTTCCTCAACCCCGATCGCGTATCGCCGCCCGACTTCGATATCGACTTCTGCCCGACGAAGCGCCAGCAGGTGATCCAGTATGTGCGCGACAAGTATGGCGAGGACTGCGTGGCGCAGATCATCACCTTCGGAACGCTCGGCGCCAAGACGCTGATGCGCGACCTCGGCCGCGTGCTCGAAATCCCCCTGCCCTACTGCGACCGGCTGGCCAAGATGATTCCGGACACGCCGGGGACCAACCTGGAAAAGGCCTTGGCCGAAAGCCCCGAATTCAAGCAGGCCACCGACACCGAACCGGATGCGCGGCGGATCATGAAATATGCGCGCCTGCTCGAAGGCCTGCCCCGCCACACCGGCATGCACGCCGCCGGCGTCGTGATTGGCGAAAAGCCGCTGATCGAGATCATTCCGCTCACGAGGGAACCGAAGGAAAAGCTGACGGTCGTCCAGTTCGAGAAAGGGCCAACCGAAGAGATCGGCCTGCTGAAGATGGACTTCCTGGGGCTGAAAAACCTGACGATCATCTACGAAGCCTGCGCACTGATCAAACGTAACCACGGGATCGACGTCGACCCCGAAAAGCTCGACATCGAAGACCAGAAAACCTTCGAGCTGCTGGCCAAGGGCGACACGGTCGGCGTCTTCCAGCTGGAATCGGGCGGCATGCGCGACACCCTGCGGCAGGTGAACCCCGACTGCATCGAGGACATCATCGCCATCCTCGCGCTCTATCGCCCGGGGCCGATGCAGTTCATCCCGACCTACACCAAGCGCAAGCATGGGCAGGAAACGGTGGAATACGACCACGAACTGCTCGAACCGATCCTGAAGGAAACCAACGGCATCATCGTCTACCAGGAGCAGATCCAGCAGGCGGCGCAGAAGCTGGCCGGCTTCTCGCTCGGCCAAGGCGACATCCTCCGCCGCGCCATGGGCAAGAAAAAACCCGAGGTGATGGCCGAGCAGCGCGGCAAGTTCGTCGAGGGCTGCAAGGCCACCAACGACATCAGCGCCGAGCTGGCCAACCGCATTTTCGACAACATTACCGAATTTGCGAAATACGGCTTCAACAAGTCGCACTCGACCGCCTACGGTTTCGTGACCTACCAGACGGCCTGGCTGAAGGCGCACTATCCCGCCGAGTTCATGGCTGCCCTGCTCTCGGGGGAAATGGGCAACTCCGATAAATTGACCGGCTTCATCGCCGAATCCAAGGAGATGGGCATCGACGTGCTGCCCCCGAGCGTCAACGAGTCGATCGGCCGCTTCAACGCGGTGCAGGACGGCTCCGGCATCCGCTTCGGCATGGCGGCCATCAAGGGCGTCGGCGAAGGCGTGGTGGAGGAAATCGTGCGGGAGCGCGACGAAAACGGCCCGTTCACCGGCCTGATGGATTTTTGCTCGCGCATCACCTCCGCCAACAAGAAGGTGATCGAAAGCCTGATCCGCTCCGGGGCCTTCGATTTTTGCGGCATCCACCGCGCCCGGCTCTTCAACGGGATCGACATCTGCATCGGCCGGGCCGCCGAAGCGCTGAAGGACAAGGCCGCCGGCCAGGTCTCGATGTTCGACATGATGGGCGGCGGGGCCGAAGAGGAATCCGCGGGCAGCACCGACGAAGAGCTGCCCGACGTCAAACCCTGGAGCGAGTCCGACATGCTCGCGGCCGAGAAGGAGCTGATCGGCTTCTTCATTTCCGGGCACCCGCTGGCCCGTTTCGAGTGGGTGCTCAACAAGTTTGCGCTCAAGCGCGTGAAGGATATCCAGCAGCTCGCCGCCGGGGAGCGAACGCGCGTGGGTGGAATGATCACGGAAACGCGCAAGCTCTTCACGAAGAAAGACCAGAAGCCAATGGCCACCTTCCGGATCGAGGGGCTGGAAGGGGCGATCAGCGCCATCATTTTCCCGAACCCCTACGAGGAATACGGCTCCCACATCGTGGATGATGCCACCATGATGTTCGGCGGCATCATGATGGAGGAGGACAGCGGCGACCTGAAATTCCAGGTGCTGGAAATCTTCCCGCTCGAGCAGGCCGCCGGCATGTTCTGCGACCGCGTCAGCATCCACCTCCCGGAAATGGGGGTGAATGAGCAGGTGATGGCCACGCTGAAGGAGGCGGTGCAGGAATACCGCGGGAACACGCCCCTGAACCTGTGCATTGAATTTGTCGATGGACCCAAGGTTTTCCTGGATACCGACGGCGACTACAAGGTGCGCCCCTGCGCCGAGCTCGAGCGCAAGGTCGAGCAAACCCTCGGCGAGGGGCTGGTCTACGTCGCCGCCAAATCCGATCCGCTGCGGTTCCCGCCGAAACCGAGGAAGTGGGAGAGGAATAAGGGATAG